TTTTTCTTTATGGTCAGTTTTTATTCTTTTAATTGTTTCAAAACCATCCATTTGAGGCATCATAATATCTAAAAGAATTAAATCCGGTTCAGTATGATTTAAGATTAACAAACATTCTAAACCATCATGTGCAAAAATTACATCGTAGTTAAGTTCTTTTAGAATTTCACCAATAGTAAAAAGCGTATCACGGTCATCATCAACAACTAAAACTTTAGGCCTTTGCTCAAAAGCATTTTCATACGTTTCATTTTTATTCTTTCGCAATGAAGCTAATTCATGCATCACTCTTTTTTCTACCTGCTCTTCTTTTATACCGACTTTGTCACGTATTACTTTTAAAATATCCAACGGATGATTTTTTGTTTTCGATGCAACTTTGTTGAAGCTCTCGTTTAACTCTTTAACATTTTGTGGTGTTATTAATTCATTTATCTTAATCAGTTTGGGTATATCCCTAATAGTTCTCTTTTGTTCTATTTTCAAGAATAAACTAAAAATAGAATTTGACTTGTAAATTAAATCAAACAAGAACATATCAGCTGTACAACTATCAATTCTTTCTAAAAGATTTTTTTCACTTTCAAAATTAACGAGCTTGCACTTTTCGCCTAAAAAGTTTCTTATCAAAATAAGCTCGTTTTCATTTTCGATTAAAGACCATATTTCTTTTACCTTTTTTTGTGTCAAGTTTTCATATGATTCTATTGCACTTTTAAATTTATTTAACTCAACAGGCGAAATTAAGTACTCATCAGCATTAAACGCCCAACCTACTTTTTCTTTTTCTAATATCGATATTATGATAATATTTGCCTTTTCCGTAAGTGGACTTTTTTTCAGATTAACTATAGCGTTCCAGCAATTACCATCGTTAACAGCTGTTTCCATTACAATTGTATGTGGTTGAAGTTTGGCAGATGAGAGAACACCATCATTAAAGGATGAGAAAACATACGTTCTAAAGTTATAGGAATTCAAATAATCTGAAATAAGTTTAGATATTTCTTTATTATGATTGATAATTACAATTTCTAATTGAGAGGTTTGTTCCGTGTCTTTTATTATTTCTGCTTTTAAAAATTTCTCATTTACTTTAACAATTTTATCTACTAACACATCATCCAATTTAAAATAAAAAGACGAACCCTCATTAACTTTGCTTTTTACATTTAAGTTGCTCCCCATCAGTTCAATATACTTTTTACATATTGTTAAGCCTAATCCCACACCGCCGTATTTCCTCGATATACCAGAATCGGCTTGTTTAAATTCATCAAAAATGTTTTGCAAATTAGCCTCTGAAATACCAATACCAGAATCTTCAACAGAAAAAATTATAGAATCATTTTCACTTAATTCCACTTTTAATTTTACAAATCCTTTTTCAGTAAATTTAACTGCATTGGTCAACAGATTTATAAGAACTTGTTCCAGCTTAAATTTATCTGTATTTATCAGCAAATCATATTCACGAGGTAATTGAACTATATACTCAAGTTTTTTTTCTAATGCTAAATTTTCCACACTAATTTCAACTTCTTCAATCAAATCGCTTAAAAGGAAAGTTTCTTTTTTTACCTCAATTTTGCCTGACTCCAAACGAGAAAAATCGAGTATGTTGTTTATAAGGGTCAGCAGTCTTTTCCCATTACGCAAAATTATATTTAATCTTTCCTTAGTTTTAGAGGTCAATAATTCGTCTTTAAGCATTAGTTCTGTTAAGCCTAATACTGATATTAAAGGTGTTTTTAGTTCGTGGGACATACTAGCCAAAAACTGCGATTTAACCTTTGTAAGCTCCAAAGCATTTTTTCTTTGCACATCAAGTTCATCTGCTTTCTCTTTTAATTGATTATGGAGAATTTTCAATTGTTCATTTTGTTCTGAAATCTGTTCATTTTGTTTTTGATATTCTTCGTTAAGCTTTTTAAGCTTATTAACTAAATCTTCAAGCTGTTTTAATGCAATGGCATTTGTCAAACCAATTGCCAATTGTTCTTGAATGCTTACGATATATTCTTTTATGTTGTTAGCTGGCTCGCTGTCTGATGCCAGTTCTAAAACTGCTATTACTCTTTTATTATAAACTATTGGGTAAACTAATAAGTACTTAATTTTTATTACTGCTATTCCTGTTCTTACTTCCGGAAAATTGTCGTTGAACTTAAATTCTAATGGTTCTTTATTTTCTACAACATTGTTATAAAAATCAACAATTTTTTTTTGATCAAAGACTTCTTTGCCCACGCCGAATGAAGCCGCTAAATTTAGTTCTTTGCCTTCCAACACATAGAGAGCACCAAAAGTTAAACCACTGGTCTTAATAATCTTTGAAAGTGTTGCATCAGAAATTTCCTTTAACGTGGGATTTTGATTTATAAGTGTAATAAAGTCTGAATAGTCCTTTTCAATTTTTTTACTACGACTTATTTCATCCAGCATTTTATTAAAAGCGGCTCCAAGCCGTCCAATTTCATCTTTCGAAATAACCTTAACTCTGCTATCAAATTCACCTTTACTTGTCAATGAAACAACTTCGCCTATAAGTGAAATTTGCTTACGAAGTTTAACTGTAAATAAAAGTAAAAAAATAAAAGTTAATGCACTGCCAGTAAGAACAATGATAATCATTACCATACGAAGAGTAGCTTTAAGTTGAACCACTGCTTCAAACGGTTTAAAAATTATAAAGCTTATTTTTGCACCAGGCGTCAGTAACAATTTCGGGTTATAAAATGTAGCAGCTAAGTCAACATTTTCAAGTTCATTAGTGTAAAGATCAAAATTGTTCTTGTACTTTAAATATTTTGCTGCTTCAATAATGCCTAAAAGGTAATTTTGAGTTTTATTTTCATGAGAAAGTTCAACTGGAATATTATTATTAAGCAAGGCTATTTCTGCTCTTATCTTTTGAGATAGTTCATCCAAAAAAATAGAATTAATTATCTTTCCGTAGTAAACGATATTTCCTTTAGGAATTTGTTGATATCTAAGAACAGCGCTCTGATTTTGATTAAAAAATTGTGATATTGTATTTACACTTATGTTTAAATAAGCTGATTTTTTTACTTGAAAATTCTTTTTATCAATTAACGAATCATTAATTAATGCAAAGACAAAATCTATTGATGTTGAATCTAAGTTCAATTTATTAATGCTTTGCGCTGCGGTATAGATCTTATGAAAATCCTCATCGACTTTTTCAATTGAATTTTGGAATGCAAAAACAAAGTCGTTAGCCGAATTTAAAACATCCTGTGTTTGTCTATCGGTCAAAAGTTTAGAAGTTAATGAATAAAAAATAAACAAGGATGCAACGGAGACAAACAATACTATTACAAAAGCAAAAATCAGAAGTCTAACGCTAAGTCTCATAATCTTTCTGCAAAGCCTTATTTATTGAATTAACCAATTCATCAAAATCGTACGGTTTACTAATGAAGTCACAAACCCCCAATCTTTCGGATTCTATTGCGCTCTGAATATCAGCAAACGCTGTTAATATTATTACTTTATAATCAAGATTATTTTCCTTTAACATTTTTAAGAAAGATAAACCATCTTTATCGGGCAATTTTAGATCGAGAAGTATTAAGTCAATGTTTTTATTTTTTTGGAGGAACTTTATTGTTTCAGATACACTATGGGTAGCGTTTGTTTGAAAACCCAATTCTTCTAACTCTTCGGCAAGCACTTCACATAATTTATAGTCATCGTCAACAATTAAAATGTTTGACATGTTAATTGTCATTTTTTTCTGACTTCGGTTTATACTTTTCTAATTGTTTTAAATTTTCTTCATGCTGCTGTTTTAGCACATTTTCTTTCTTTTCCATCGAAGCTCTTTCTTTAAGTGTGGGTAGTATATTTGCCTTAATAAGTATAATTACTTCTTTTTTTGTTGTTTGTTTTGAATCATAACCGAATATATATCTAAGACCAAAGAACCACCATGGCAAATCTTTTAAAAATGGTATACCACGTCTAACTACTGTCTCCTCGTTAACATAAAGACCGCCTATTACAGTCTCTTCACCATCTAAAAGAAGAACACTTGTATTAGCCTGAGTTTTTTGTATCTCGGTGCTTAACACACCCGGTGTAGCCGAACTTCGTTCAACGTGCAGTTTTAATAAAATATAATTCACACCTTGTTCATTATAAATATATGGTGTAACATTTATTATAGTGCCTGTTGAATAAAACTTATCAATTAAATTGCCGGCAAAATCTCTCTCTTTAATAGAAATATCCGAGCCGACTTGAGTCATACCTTCAATGCCGTTCCTTACCGAAACTGTCGGCATTGAAATAATTTCGCCTAAGTTTTCGTCTTCAAAAAACCTAAATAATCCTGTAACCGTACCATCAAATTTACCCATAGTAAAGTCTGTTTGATTAGATATGTTAAACTGTGGTGGGTTTTGAGTAGTGGTGCTTGTGCCTGTACCAGTAGTAGTACCTCCGCTTTGATTTTGATTAGGGTTATCTTGAATTGTAATCAACTCACTGCCAATTTTCAAACCGCTTCTGGATAGCAAATATTGCCAATTTATTCCTCTTTCTCTCATTGCGGACACATTAGCCTCGAACATTAGAGCGCTTATTTTAACTTCTCTTTCATCTACAGGTGCATAAACATCTTTTCCTAAATTGGCATTTTTTTCAGACTCTTTTTTCTTAACAATTATTGAGGTTGGTGTTTCTTCGTACATATAGTTTTTATATTGCACAATAATTGTGAGTGCTTTCATAAACTGCATATTATTTATTTCTAAACCGATGGGCGAGTCATCGCCGACTAATGAAAGCACCTTTTTGCCGGTTGTTTTTTCACTTACTTTGCTGATAACCAAAATTGCTTGTTCGAACGGGATATTTTCAGACAAAGTAACAAGTTCAGCTGGATTGACATAGCCTCTCAATTTATCCTTTAAGTCAATTTGTGCATATGCAGTAAATGTCAATCCTATTAAAACGAACAAAAAAATAATCTTTTTCATTTTATTTACTCTGTTTTTTTTCTTTATCTAATTGGAGAACTACGTTTTCTATAATTCCTCCTTTATTTAGAATAAATTTAACTTGATTATTTTGATAATCAATTTGAGTTAAATAGCCAAGATAAACCGCATCGCCTTCCCACAGCAGAAAAGTGTTTCCAGAAGCATCCGATAGAAAAGCACCATCGGGAATTAATGCAAGCAACTTTGCTGTTTGGACATCTAACAAGTGTTCTTTGTTCGGTGGTATTTCGTTTCTTATTAAGGGATAAAAGAAATCATATTGCGGATTAGGTTCTAACTGATTTTCTTTTATATTTTTTACCGATAACTGATCGTTGTTGGAGAAATAAACAGCCACATTAAACTTAAATGCAACCAAATAATGTGGCATTCCAGTGGAATCGACTTTTACGTTATTTGTTAGGTTAAGTGCGCTTATTTTTTTTAATTCTTTGCTTTCTTCAATTGAGTAAATTAATCGATATAAATCATTGTATTCCGCAACGCCGTCTAAGGTATAATGATATATATTATAATTTTTACTTGTTTCCATTTGGTTAAATAAAATGTTCACATAAGAATTAGGTGAAAACGAAAACGATACCCTGTTAACAAAGTCAAAAAAATTAGATTGCGGCAAGTTGTATGGTATATTATACTTTCTTAATGCTAAAATTGAGTCTAATTCCGCTACTTTAATTTTAAGTTCGTAAAGCTGTTTTTCCAGTTCTGCAGTATCCATCTGAAACATCTTCAAATCTTTTATCTTTTTTTCTTTCTCTTTTACTTTTCCTCTTTGAACAATAAAATTATAGATACCGCCGCTAAGAGCAATAAGAACAATAATAACTACAATGATAAGAGTATTTTTAAATTTACTTCCCATTTACCTTATTGGAATCCTCATTTATTTTAAAACCAATTGTATAAGAAAAGGCTGTTTTATCTCTTAGCGGTTCATAATTTATGTTTTTAAGCACTGCACGATTAGCATACTGGGCAAATTCTGTAAGAACACTTCTCGATAATGAATAACCAGTAATTTTAATTTCTTTATTTTCTGAATCATCAAGTTTAGTTACCCAAAAATTTCTACGTCTTTCGACGAAATCTGAAATTAAAGAGAGAGTTTTAGTCCAAACTTCAGTTCCAACAGCAGCAGAATCTAATATTGCTTGTGTTTTATCAAAATTATTAATCCTAATACTTAAAGGTGTAATTTGGTCTGCCAAAGCCTGATTTTGAGATTGTCTTAAAGTAAGTTTTTCTATTTCCATGTCTAATTTTTTCATCTCCTGGTAAGTGCTAAGTATTCTAAAGGTAAAGAAAAATGCTGTAGCAAATAAAACAGGAAGCAGAGCGTAGCTGTGCCAACCAAATTGTAAAAACTTTTGATTCTCTTGAATATATTTTGGTAGGAAATTTACTCCAGAATATTCTTTATTTAGCTCATCAAAATATTCGACTGCAACTGAAAGTGGAATAGCATATAGAGCAAGATTTTTTCTTTCATCTTCATTAATCAACTCTAAATCAAAAGGATCAAACTTCAATTCTGAAACATTAGCTTCGGGGAATGTACCGTAAAAAGATAAAAGTAAGTTTTCTGATCTGTCCTCTCCACAAACAATGATATTGTCTAATTTATT
This genomic interval from Melioribacteraceae bacterium 4301-Me contains the following:
- a CDS encoding response regulator; this translates as MRLSVRLLIFAFVIVLFVSVASLFIFYSLTSKLLTDRQTQDVLNSANDFVFAFQNSIEKVDEDFHKIYTAAQSINKLNLDSTSIDFVFALINDSLIDKKNFQVKKSAYLNISVNTISQFFNQNQSAVLRYQQIPKGNIVYYGKIINSIFLDELSQKIRAEIALLNNNIPVELSHENKTQNYLLGIIEAAKYLKYKNNFDLYTNELENVDLAATFYNPKLLLTPGAKISFIIFKPFEAVVQLKATLRMVMIIIVLTGSALTFIFLLLFTVKLRKQISLIGEVVSLTSKGEFDSRVKVISKDEIGRLGAAFNKMLDEISRSKKIEKDYSDFITLINQNPTLKEISDATLSKIIKTSGLTFGALYVLEGKELNLAASFGVGKEVFDQKKIVDFYNNVVENKEPLEFKFNDNFPEVRTGIAVIKIKYLLVYPIVYNKRVIAVLELASDSEPANNIKEYIVSIQEQLAIGLTNAIALKQLEDLVNKLKKLNEEYQKQNEQISEQNEQLKILHNQLKEKADELDVQRKNALELTKVKSQFLASMSHELKTPLISVLGLTELMLKDELLTSKTKERLNIILRNGKRLLTLINNILDFSRLESGKIEVKKETFLLSDLIEEVEISVENLALEKKLEYIVQLPREYDLLINTDKFKLEQVLINLLTNAVKFTEKGFVKLKVELSENDSIIFSVEDSGIGISEANLQNIFDEFKQADSGISRKYGGVGLGLTICKKYIELMGSNLNVKSKVNEGSSFYFKLDDVLVDKIVKVNEKFLKAEIIKDTEQTSQLEIVIINHNKEISKLISDYLNSYNFRTYVFSSFNDGVLSSAKLQPHTIVMETAVNDGNCWNAIVNLKKSPLTEKANIIIISILEKEKVGWAFNADEYLISPVELNKFKSAIESYENLTQKKVKEIWSLIENENELILIRNFLGEKCKLVNFESEKNLLERIDSCTADMFLFDLIYKSNSIFSLFLKIEQKRTIRDIPKLIKINELITPQNVKELNESFNKVASKTKNHPLDILKVIRDKVGIKEEQVEKRVMHELASLRKNKNETYENAFEQRPKVLVVDDDRDTLFTIGEILKELNYDVIFAHDGLECLLILNHTEPDLILLDIMMPQMDGFETIKRIKTDHKEKNFPIIALTAYAMLDNKNVIEKNGFNDLITKPIDTGILAQKVRKYINVKVKQL
- a CDS encoding type II secretion system protein GspD, encoding MKKIIFLFVLIGLTFTAYAQIDLKDKLRGYVNPAELVTLSENIPFEQAILVISKVSEKTTGKKVLSLVGDDSPIGLEINNMQFMKALTIIVQYKNYMYEETPTSIIVKKKESEKNANLGKDVYAPVDEREVKISALMFEANVSAMRERGINWQYLLSRSGLKIGSELITIQDNPNQNQSGGTTTGTGTSTTTQNPPQFNISNQTDFTMGKFDGTVTGLFRFFEDENLGEIISMPTVSVRNGIEGMTQVGSDISIKERDFAGNLIDKFYSTGTIINVTPYIYNEQGVNYILLKLHVERSSATPGVLSTEIQKTQANTSVLLLDGEETVIGGLYVNEETVVRRGIPFLKDLPWWFFGLRYIFGYDSKQTTKKEVIILIKANILPTLKERASMEKKENVLKQQHEENLKQLEKYKPKSEKNDN
- a CDS encoding response regulator, whose amino-acid sequence is MTINMSNILIVDDDYKLCEVLAEELEELGFQTNATHSVSETIKFLQKNKNIDLILLDLKLPDKDGLSFLKMLKENNLDYKVIILTAFADIQSAIESERLGVCDFISKPYDFDELVNSINKALQKDYET